DNA sequence from the Catenulispora sp. GP43 genome:
CCGCCGCCGAAGCCGCCGGGGAGCTGGCCGGTGGTGCTGCCGCCCTGGGTGCCGCCGAGTTGGCCTTGGCCGCCGGTGGTGCCGCCAGTGCCGCCAGTGCCGCCAGTGCCTCCGCCGAAGCCGCCCATGCCGCCCGTTCCGCCGCCGGTTCCGCCGCCGAAGCCGCCCGGACCAGTCTGGCCGGTCGTGCCGCCAGTGCTTCCGGTACCGCCAGTGCCGCCAGTGCCGCCAGTGCCGCCAGTGCTGCCGGTACCGCCCGTGGTGCCTGTGCCCCCGGTGCCGCCGGGCCCACCCGCGAAGAAGCCCTGACCGCCACCCGGCATCGTGAAGCGTCCGCCGCCCCGACCGCCGCCGAACCCGCCAGGTCCGCCGAAGCCCGTGCCGGCCGGTCCGGCCGAGGGGATGGAGCCGCTGTGGCCCTGGCCGGTCGTGGCCACGGCGTACGCCGCCGGGCCCAGCAACGCCGCGCCCACACCCAGAGTCACCGCCGCCAGTCGCAGCGCCTTGTTACGTGATGCGTTCGCAGCGGGCGCCGCCACAGCCGGGCCGGACACTGCGTTCGTGTTGGATACAGAACCCTTCTCGCCATCGCCAGCGGTCGCGCCGCCGTTCGGTACCCAACTCGGCTGCCCGGCGACACCGTCGGCCTCAGCCGCCGGCACCGTGCCCGGCACGCTCTGCGCCTTGTCTACCGCACCCTGCGCCCCGGTCCGCAGCCAGCCCGGCCCGGCCAGCAGCAGCACCGTCCCGACCACACCGACGACCGCGATCAGATACCGCAGCCACGAGTACCAGTCCGGCGTCTGCCCCAGCAGGTGGAACGACCACCACGTGCTCACCCCGACCGCGCCGGCCAGGCCGATGCGGGCCAGCGGCTCGGTGCGCCGGGCCCACAGCATGCCGCCGCCGATGCCGATGGTCACGGCGATGAGCGGGGCCAGGGCGATCGTGTAGTACGGGTGGAAGATGCCCTGCATGTAGCTGAAGACCGCGGCCGTGCTCACCAGGGACAGCCCCCACGCCAGCAGTGCGGCGCGGGCGTGGTCGGTGCGGCGGGCCCGGCCGGCGGCCCACAGGCCGAAGACGAACAGCACCAGCGCCGCCGGGATCAGCCAGCTGACCTGGCTGCCGATCTCGGAGCTGAACATCCGGCCGATGCCGGTGCCCTGGCTGAAGCCGCCGGCACCGCCGCCGCGGCCGCCGGGGCCCCCGCCCGCGAAGCCTCCAGGCATGGTGACGGTCTGCCCGCCGGGTGCGGTGAAGGTGAAGCCGTTACCGCCGGCCGCACCCGTGGCGCCCGTCGCACCTTCCAGCGCGCGCCGGGCCCCGCCGCCGAAGCCGCCGCCGACGCTGCCGGTCTCGTTGCCGGTCAGGCGGCCGAAGCCGTTGTAGCCGAAGGTCAGGTTCAGGAAGCTGTTGTCCTGCGAGCCGCCGATGTACGGCCGCGAACTCGCCGGCCAGAACTGCACGATCGCCACCCACCAGCCGGCGCTGACCACGATGGCCAGTCCGGCGGCGCCGATCTGCCACAGCCGGCGCAGGAACCTGCCGGGGCCCAGAGCCAGGTAGACGGCGGTCAGTGCGGGCAGGATCAGGAACGCCTGCAGGGTCTTGGTGAGGAACGCGAAGCCGATCAGCGTCCCGGCCAGCACCAGCCAGCGGGTGCTGCCGTGCTCCATGGCGCGCACCACCGCGTAGACGGAGAGCGTCATGAGCAGGACCAGTAGCGCGTCGGGGTTGTTGAACTTGAACATCAGCACCGCGACCGGGGTGACCATCAGGGCGGCCGCCGCGAGCAGGCCGGCGGCCGCTCCGATCGTCGCGCTGTGGCTCCGGGTCAGGACCCGCTTCACCGCCGCGTAGACCACGCCGCATGTCGCGACGCCCATCAGCGCCTGCGGCATCAGCATGGTCCAGGAGTTGAAGCCGAGGATCCGGCCGAAGACCTCCATGACCCACAGCGAGGCCGGCGGCTTGTCGACGGTGATCGAGTTGCCGGCGTCCAGCGACCCGAAGAGCATCGCCTTCCAGCTCTTCGTGCCGGCCTGGACCGCCGCGGCGTAGAACGAGTTCGCCCAGCCGGAGGCCGACAGGTCCCACAGGTACAGGACGGCGGCGGCGACCAGCAGGCCAAGCAGGCCCGGCCGGGCCCAGCGCGGGTCGCTCTCCGGGCCGCGCCAGAACCGGGTGAAGCGTCCGGTGCCGCCGGCCGCCGTCGCGTCGGACAGCGGTCCGATCTCGTAGACGACTTCTGACGTCGGGGAAATCGCGCTCATGACAGCTCTCCAGAGGTCTGAGCCGCCGGGACCGGGGAATCGTGATCGGCGGACGTGGTCGGATGGTGCCTGGGGTGGAAGACCCAGGCGCGGAGCAGGACGAAGCGGGCCAGCGTCGACAGGCCGTTGGCGACGATCAGCGCGGCCAGTTCCGTGACCCGGGAGGGATGCTGCACGGCCGCGTGGACCCCGGCCAGCGTCCCGGTGGACAGCACCAGCCCGATGCCGAAGGCGACGAGGCCGCCGATCTGGTCGCGCAGAGCATTGCGGCTGCCGGTCACGCCGAAGGTGAAGCGGCGGTTGGCGGCCGTGTTGGCGACCGCCGTCACGGCCAGCGCGACGGCGTTGGCCGCGAAGGCCCCCATCGGGCCCCGCAGCAGTACGTAGAGGAGCAGATAGGCCAGCGTCGACAGGACGCCGATGGTCGCGAAGACCGGGATCTGCCACTTCAGCCCGGGCGGCGGGTCGGCGGCCCGGACCCGGGCCCGGACCGGCGCGCCGGAGGAGGAGCGCAGCGAGGCTTTGGCCACCCGCCACATGCCCCGCAGGTCGGCCTTGGCGGTCTTCACGATGTCGACGCGGGAGTCCGGGTCGTCGATCCAGTCCACCGGCACCTCGTGGATGCGCAGGCCCGAGCGTTCAGCGAGCAGCAGGAGCTCGGTGTCGAAGAACCACTCCTCGTCCTCCACCCGCGGCAGCAGCGCCTGGACCACCTCGGTCTTGGCCGCCTTGAACCCGCACTGCGCGTCCGAGAAGCGCGCCGCCATCGTGGTGCGCAGCAGGAAGTTGTAGGTGCGCGAGATGAACTCCCGCTTGGGGCCGCGCGCCACCGCGCTGCCCCGTGCCAGCCGCGTGCCGATGGCCAGGTCCGAGTGGCCGCTGAGCAGTGGGGCCACCAGCGGCAGGAATGCGTTGAGGTCGGTGGACAGGTCGACGTCCATGTAGGACACGACGTCCGCGTCGGAGGCGGACCACACGGCGCGCAGCGCCCGGCCGCGGCCCTTGAGGTCCAGGTGGACGGCGCGCACCCCGCTCAGCTCGCGCGACAGCCGGGCGGCCACCGCCCAGGTGCCGTCGGTCGAGGCGTTGTCGGCGACCGTGATCCGGAAGGGATAGGGCAGGTTCTCGACCAGGTAGCGGTGCAGTCTGCGCACGCTGGCTTCCAGGACGTGCTGCTCGTTGTAGACGGGCACCACGACCTCGACCAGCCGTCTGCGCGGACCGCGGGCCTCGCCGGTGCCGGCGTCCGGCGGTTCGCGGTCGGTGAGAGCGGTTGCGTTCATGGCACTGACGCTCGTGGGGCGGCGTGGGAGGGGAATGAGGCTTCGATGAAACGGACATGAGAAAGGCCGCGGCACTGGTGGGACATGTGAGCGTCTGTTGACAAAGTAGAGATCATCCACCGAATGGTGATCACGCTGTCGGGCTGGTCCGGCTACGGAGAGTCAGTGCCGTACTCATGGCGATGCCAAAGCCCTGATTCCCGCGGATCAGGCCTCGGCGGTGCCGGGCAGGGACAGCCGGGCGATGGTCCCGGGGCCGTCGTGCGGCCGCTCGAAGAAGATGGCGCCTCCGGACTCCCTGGCGGCGCGTGCGGCGATCGCCAGCCCCAGACCGCTGCCCGGCAGTGCGCGGGCCGTGGGGGAGCGCCAGAAGCGCTCGAAGACGTGCGGCAGCTCCTCCGGCGGGATGCCGGGGCCGTGGTCGCGCACGGTCAGCGAGCCGTTCGTCAGCCGCACCTGGACGTCCGAGCCCGGCGGGGCGAACTTCACCGCGTTGTCGAGCAGGTTCACCACCGCGCGTTCCAGGGCGGCACTGTCGCCGTGCGTGGTCCAGGGGCGCAGGTTCTCGGTGATGGTCACCGGGGTCTCGCGCGCGGCGCCGCGGGGGCGGACGCGTTCGATCGCGCGCTCGGCCACCTCGTGCAGCGCCACCGGGGCGGTGACCTGCGAGGCCTGTTCGGGGCGCGAGAGCTCCAGCAGGTCGGCGATCAGCACTGTGAGTTCCCGCATCTGCGTGCGGGCGCCGGTGAGCAGTTCGGTCCGCTTGCCCTCCGGCAGCGCCCGGCCGGACTCCTCGGAGCGGATCAGCAGGTCGATGGCGGTGCGCAGCGAGGTCAGGGGGGTGCGCAGCTCGTGGCCGGCGTCGTCGACCAGGCGCTTCTGCTCGTCGCGGGAGGCCTGCAGGGCGGCCGTCATCGAGTTGAAGGACTCCGAGAGCCGGGCGATCTCGTCGCCGCCGGACACCGGCATCCGGACCGACAGGTCCTCGGTGCGGGCGACGTGCTCGACCGCCGAGGTCAGCACGTCCACCGGGCGCAGTGCCGCGCGCGCCACGAGCAGGCCGACGGTGGCGGCGCCGCCGATCCCCAGCAGCGACACGATGATCAGCAGCCAGGCCAGGCTGCTGAGCGAGTCGTCGATGGGCTGGTAGGGCTGCGACTTCAGGAGCACGCCCGTGCTGTTGTCCGGTGCCGGGATGACTTCGATCCGGACCTTGTCGCCGGCGGTGGTGACCCCGTCGCGCCAGATGGTGTCGGTCGGCAGTCCTCCGGCGACCTGCAGGTCACTGGCCTGGCCCTGCACCTCGGTGGATCCGGGCAGAGGGCAGGTGGCGGTGGGGCTGTAGTAGGTGATGCTGACCAGGGCCTGCGGGTGGTACTCGTTGTCGCTCGCCGGACGCGGGCCGTCGCCTGGGGGAGGGCCGCAGGGAGACTTCGTCTGGAACTGCTGGCCGTGGTCGTGGAAGACCTGGCCGATGCCCGGTCCCCCGGCGCCGGCGATCGACTTGTCCATCTGGTCGTGGAGCCGGTTGCCCACCGCGACGTAGGAGATGAGCGACACCGCGCCGATCGCGATCGCGACCGCGACGGCGCACATGATCGCCAGCCGCGAGCGCAGCGGCATCCTCCGCCTCATCGCCGCCCGCCGGATGCGGTGCGCAGCGCGTAGCCGACCCCGCGGACGGTCTGGACCAGCCGGGGCAGGCCGTCGAACTCGGTCTTCTTGCGCACGTACATCACGTACACGTCCAGCGAGTTCGAGGCGGGCTCGAAGTCGAAGCCCCACACGGAGCGCAGGATCTGCTCGCGGGTCAGCGCCTGGCGCGGGTGGGACAGGAACATCTCCAGCAGCAGGTACTCCGTCCGGGTGAGCTCGATGAGCTGGCCGGCCCGGGTCACCTCGCGGGTCAGGGTGTCCATGCGCAGGTCTTCGTACTCCAGGACGTGGTCTTCCCGGGCGGCCGCGCCCGCGCCCGGCTCGGCGCCCTCGCCGACCAGCGCGCCGCGCCGCAACAGGGCCCGGACCCGGGCCAGCAGCTCGTCGAGCTCGAAGGGCTTGGCCAGGTAGTCGTCGGCGCCGGCGTCCAGGCCGGCGACGCGGTCCCCGGTCAGGTCGCGCGCGGTGAGCATGAGCACCGGCAGCGTCGGGTCGGCGGAGCGCAGCCGGCGGCAGGCGGTCAGGCCGTCCATGCCCGGCATCAGCACGTCCAGCACGACCAGGTCCGGCCGCGCGCTCTGGACCTCGGCCAGCGCGGCCCGGCCGTCGTTGGCGGTCCGGACGGCGTAGCCCTCGAACTCCAGGCTGGAGGCGAGCACGGCGCGGATGCCGGGCTCGTCGTCGACGACGAGGATCTCGGAGGTGCTCTGGGTGTTCTGAACGCTCTGCGCGCCGGCGGCACCGGCGGGACCAGCGAGAAAGGGCGTGGGAGAGCTCACGGCGACCACTATCCGTGGGGTCGATGAGGAACGTCTGAGAAACTTTCAGGAGAATTCTGAGAGGTTTCGGTCCTCCCCGCCAGGGTTCCCGCGCCCGGGGCTTGCGAGCTAAGTTAGTGAGTGATAACTTACTTCACATGACCCGCATGAGTGCCGAAGAGCGCCGCGACCAAGTGGTGCGTGCCGCCGTCGCCGAGTTCTCGGTGCGCGGCCTGGAAGGGACCTCGACCTCCGACATCGCCAAGCGCGTCGGGGTGTCGCAGCCCTACCTGTTCCGGCTGTTCCCGACCAAGCGCGACCTGTTCATCGCCGCCGTCGAGTACGGCGCGTCGCTGGTCCGGGACGTCTTCACCAAGGCGGCCGACGGCAAGTACGGGCACGCGGCGCTCGCCGCCATGGGCGATGCCTACCAGGACCTGCTCATGGCGGACCGCGAGGTGCTGAACATGCAGCTCCAGCAGTTCGCCGCGTGTCACGACCCCGAGGTCCAGGCGGCCGTGCGCAAAGCGATGCAGGGCCTGTGGCAGCACATGGACAACCTCTCGGGCGCCCCGGTCGGGATCCGCGTGGACTTCCTGGCCAAGGGCATGCTCTGCAACGTGATCGCCGCGATGGGCCGCGACGACAGCGACGATCCGGAGTGGCAGCCGATCCTCGCGGTGCTGCGCGACGACACCGCGGAGGCCGCCGCGGACGCCGCGGACCTCGACGCCGCGGCGGCCGAGAAGCATTCGCCCGGCAGCCCGGCCGAGCCGAAGTACGCGAACTACGTCGAGAAGGCGTTCACCGACTGACCTGACCGGTCCGGACGCCGTCCGAAAACCCCACAGCACCTTTTCGCAGCATCCTTCTGTCCCGACAAGTTAGTGACTGATTACTACCTTCTGTAGTTAGTGATTGCTAACTACTCAAACCGCCCTCATCACGAACCAGGGGAGTACCACGATGAGCACCGAGACCATCGACCGGCCGGGGGGCCGGACGGCGGACGGCCTGCGGGCCGCCACCATCGGCCACCCGGTCCGCACCTTCCTGATCACCTCCGCCGCGATGTTCATGGCCCAGCTGGACAACCTCGTGGTCAGCATCGCGCTGCCCTCGATCCGGCAGTCCCTGCACGCCGGCCTGTCCGGCCTGCAGTGGACGGTCTCGGCCTACACCCTCACCTTCGCCGTCTTCCTGCTGACCGGCTCCACGCTCGGCGACCGTTTCGGCCGCCGGACCCTGTTCGTCGCCGGCCTCGCGGTCTTCACCGGCGCCTCCGTGGTCTCGGCGCTGGCGCCGAACATCGGGGTGCTGATCGCGGCGCGTGCCGTGCAGGGCCTGGGCGGCGCGGTGATCGTGCCGCTGAGCCTGACGCTGCTGTCGGCGAGTGTGCGTCCTGAGAAGCGCGGCGCCGCGGTCGGCGCCTGGGGGGCCATCGGCGGGCTCGCCGTGGCGCTCGGGCCGGTGATCGGCGGGGCCGTGGTGGAGGCCGCCTCGTGGCAGTGGATCTTCTGGGTGAACGTGCCGCTGGGCGTCGTGCTGCTGCCGCTGGCCTGGTTCGGCCTCACCGAGAGCCGCGGCCCGGTGCGCCGGCTGGACGTGGTCGGGACCGGGCTGGCCACCGGCGGGCTGCTGGGTGTGGTGCTGGGCCTGATCCGGGGCGGGGACGTCGGCTGGACCAACTCGCTGGTGCTGACCGGGTTCGTCGTCGGCGCCGTCATGCTGGCCGGCTTCGTGGTCTGGGAGCTGCGCACCGACGCGCCGATGGTGCCGATGCACCTGTTCCGCGGCCGGAGCTTCCCGCTGATCAACCTCAGCGCCCTGCTGATGTCCTTCGGGATGTTCGGTTCGGTCTTCTTCCTCTCGCAGGTGTTCCAGACCGTCTTCGGCGACTCGCCGCTGGCCTCCGGGGTGCGGGTGCTGCCCTGGACCGGCATGCCGATGCTGGTGGCCCCGATCGCCGGCATCCTGTCCGACAAGATCGGCGGCAAGTGGATCGTCACGGTGGGCCTGGGCCTGCAGGCGGTGGCGCTGGGCTGGATCGCGGCGGTCAGCACGGCCACGGTGGCCTACACCGCGCTGCTGCCGGCCTTCATCCTCGGCGGCACCGGCATGGCGATGTTCTTCGCGCCGATCGCGAACCTGGTGCTCGGCTCGGTGCGGCGCGACCAGGAGGGCATCGCCTCCGGCATCAACAACGCGCTGCGGGAGTTCGGCGGCGTGCTGGGCATCGCGGTGATGGGCGCGGTGTTCTCCGCGAACGGCGGCTACGGCCCGACCGCGACCAAGTCCGCCGGCCAGCACTTCGTGGACGGCATGGTCCCGGCGGTCTACACCGGCGCGGCGATCCTGGCGGTGGCGACGCTGGCGATGTGGCTGGTGCCGAACCGGCGCCCGGCCGCCGGCGCCTCACCGGCCGGGGACGGCGCCTCCGAGCAGAGCGCCGGCGACCCGGCGGAGGGACGTCGGCATCAGGAGGCTGCCACCGCGACGGCATAGGTCGCAGAACAGCGTGATATCCGATCAGCGCGGACATCCGAGACGGTGATCGGACACACGGAAGGCCCCGGCTCGCCGCCGGGGCCTTCGACGTCATGCGGTCCGTCGGACGGTTCAGCGCGCTTCGCCGAGCAGCTTCTGCAGCCGCGACACGCCCTCGACCAGGTCGGCGTCGCTCAGCGCGTAGGACAGCCGCAGGTAGCCGGGGGTCCCGAAGGCCTCCCCGGGCACCACGGCGACCTCGGCCTCGTCCAGGATGAGCGAGGCCAGTTCGGCCGAGCTGGCCGGCCGCTGGCCGCGGATCTCCTTGCCGAGCAGCTCCTTGACCGAGGGGTACACGTAGAACGCGCCCTCGGGCTCCGGGCACACCACGCCGGGGATCTCGTTCAGCATCCGCACCATGGTCTGCCGGCGGCGGTCGAAGGCCAGCTTCATCTCGCTGACCGCCTCCAGGTCCCCGGACACCGCGGCCAGCGCGGCGATCTGGGCCACGTTGGAGACGTTGGAGGTGGCGTGCGACTGCAGGTTGGTGGCGGCCTTCACCACGTCGGCCGGGCCGATCAGCCACCCGACCCGCCAGCCGGTCATCGCGTAGGTCTTGGCCACGCCGTTGACGATCACCGTCTGCTCGGCGAGCTCCGGCACCGCCTTCAGGATCGAGGTGAAGCGCGCGTCGCCGTAGACCAGGTGCTCGTAGATCTCGTCGGTGAGCACCCACAGGCCGTGCTCCAGGGCCCAGCGGCCGATCGCCTCGACCTGCTCGGGGCTGTAGACCGCGCCGGTGGGGTTGGAGGGCGAGACGAAAAGCAGCACCTTGGTGCGCTCGGTCCGGGCCGCCTCCAGCTGCTCCACCGAGGCCAGGTAGCCGGTGGTCTCGTCGGTCACCACGTCCACCGGGACGCCGCCGGCCAGCTGGATGGCCTCGGGGTAGGTGGTCCAGTACGGGGCCGGCACGATGACCTCGTCACCGGGGTCCAGCAACGTCGCGAAGGCGTTGTAGATGGCCTGCTTGCCGCCGTTGGTGACCACGACCTGGTTCGCCGAGACCGACACGCCGGAGTCGCGCAGCGTCTTGTGCGCGATCGCCTCCTTCAGCTCCGGCAGCCCCCCGGCCGGCGTGTACTTGTGGTACTTCGGGTTCTGAGCCGCCTTCACGGCCGCCTCGACGATGTACGCCGGGGTCGGGAAGTCGGGCTCTCCGGCGCCGAAGCCGACCACCGGACGGCCGGCGGCCTTGAGGGCCTTGGCCTTCGCGTCCACGGCCAGGGTCGCGGACTCGGCAATGGCACCGACGCGCCGGGAGACCCTGGTGGCAGGGCCTTGGCGGGACGGGGAGGGAGTTGAGGCTGTGGAGGCTGTCATGCCCCCATCGTCCCACCGCCAGGGCGGCGATCGGGGTGGTGTTCCACGAAAGGAGACGGCCCGGAGGCGGCCGTACGCCCCGTTGAGCGGAACCCGTTCGCAATCGGGGACGCGCTTCCCGTACACTCTCGATCGGCGGATTCCCCTTCCCCACCTCGGCGAGGTAGGTTTGTGGAGCACGCTTAGGCAAAGGGTCGTAGCTCAACTGGCAGAGCACCGGTCTCCAAAACCGGGGGTTGGGGGTTCAAGTCCCTCCGGCCCTGCTTAGGCGCCCAGGAAAGCCCGGTATAGGGCTTTCCTGGGCGCGAAGCGTGTTCGCGGCGAGACCCGCCGCGCAACTTGCCACTTTCACCGAATGTGATGAGGACCAGGTGACCGAGACGAGCTCGACCTCCGCGATGTCGAAGCCGGACCGCGGCCGTGGTGGCGACCGCCGCCCCGAGCGCCGCCGGTCCCCGCTGGGCCGCCTGGGCCTGTTCTACCGGCAGATCATCGCCGAACTGCGCAAGGTGGTGTGGCCGACCCGCAACGAACTGGTCACCTACACCACGGTGGTCATCGTGTTCGTCGCGATCGTCGTCGCGATCGTGGCTACGCTGGACTACGGGTTCAGCAAACTGGTGATGTGGGTGTTCGGCTGAGCCGCCGTACCGACATAGCACCCCGAGCGAAGGAAGTATGAGCGACCGTGTCTGAGACGTACGGAGACCTCGAAGAGGCGACTGTTCTCGTGGAGAACGACGACGAGGCCGTCGAGGCGGAGGTCGCCACCGGTGAGCCCGATCAGGACGCGGCTGAGCAGGCCGAGGGTGAGACCGGCAGCGGGGCCGCGCCGGGCAGCCCGGAGGCGATCGAGGAGTTCCGCGACGCGCTGCGCCGCGCGCCCGGCGAGTGGTACGTGATCCACAGCTACGCCGGCTACGAGAACCGGGTGAAGCAGAACCTCGAGACCCGCATGACCACCCTGAACATGGAGGAGTTCATCTTCCAGGTCGAGGTGCCCATGGAGGAGGTCGTCGAGATCAAGGGCGGCCAGCGCAAGCGGGTCAAGCGCAACAAGTTCCCCGGCTACGTGCTGGTCCGGATGGACCTGACCAACGAGTCCTGGGGCGTGGTGCGCAACACCCCGGGCGTGACCGGCTTCGTCGGCAACGCCCACGAGCCGTACCCGCTGACCCTGGACGAGGTCGTGAAGATCCTGCTCGAGGAGCAGCCCGAGGAGGTCAGCGGCAAGCAGAAGGCGCCGGCCGAGGTCAAGGTGCTGGACTTCGAGGTCGGGGACTCGGTCACCGTCATCGACGGCCCGTTCGCCACGCTGCAGGCCACGATCAACGAGATCAACGCCGACTCGCAGAAGGTCAAGGGCCTGGTGGAGATCTTCGGCCGGGAGACCCCGGTGGAGCTGAGCTTCAACCAGATCCAGAAGAACAGCTGAGGTCCGGCTCCGCCAAACGGATGACCGATTCTCATGCTGCTTTCGCAGGCAGCTGACAGGGCGCTCCCCATACGGTGGAGCGCCCTTAACGTTCCCTGAAGATTCCGTGGGGGGATCTCGTGTCATTCCGCATGTCCAGGCGGCTGTCCGCGGCCGCCGTCGTGTCCGCCTCGCTGGTCGCGCTGGCGCTCGCGCCGCAGGCCGGCGCCACCGTCGGCGGCGTCCCGGCGCACAGCCCGCTGACCATCAGCCACACCAACGGCTCCCTGGAGACGGTCGGCGGGGGGAGCACCTCGGTGCCCTGGGCCGGCACCGACGTCTCCTGGTCGCCCGACGGCAGCAAGTACGCCTTCAGCGCCAACGGCCAGATCTACACCGCGAACGCCGACGGCTCCAGCCTGAAGGCGGTGGCCCGGCTGGCCGCCGCCGACGCCCAGCCGGTCTGGACCTACGGCGGCGAGCTGCTGGTCTTCGCCGGCTGGGACCCGGCCGCGGGCGGCGCCTCCGGCCCGACCCAGCTGATGGCAACCTGGTCCAACGGCTCGGCCGCCGGCAACGGCACGCCGGTGTCCTGGCCGCTGCCGAAGGCCTCGAGCCCGGCGGCCGCCGACTCGGCCCCGGACTTCGGCGGCGACACCCTGGCCTTCGCCCGGTCCCAGAACGGGTCCTCGGCCGGGATCTGGGTCCGCGACGAGACCGGGGACTTCGTCCCGTACCAGGTCGCGGCCACCGGCACCGCGCCGAGCGTGTCCCCGGACGGCAAGACGGTCGCGTTCGTGCAGGCCGACAAGGACAACGTGCCGCAGATCTGGACCGTCCCGGCCGCGGCGCCCTCCGGCGGGCTGGCCACGCCGGTCCAGCAGACCTTCGCCGCCACCGGGGTCAAGGTCGCCAACCCGGTGTTCTCCCCGGACGGCAAGACGATCGCCTTCGACGAGACCTCGGCCGGCACCAGCCAGGTGCGCTGGGTCGCGCTGAACACCGACCCGAAGGCCACGGCCAACGCCGAGACCACGATCTCCGTCTCGGGCGCGCTGAGCGGCGGCGAGCACCTGTCCTACCGGACCGAGTTCGCCAAGCCGGTGGTGCGGCTGGCCGGCGCGGACCGCCTGGGCACCGCGACCGCCGTGTCGCAGGAGGGGTGGCGGAACAACGGCGACACCGCCGATGTGAGCCGTTCGCAGGCCGACGTCGCCGTCCTGTCGCGCGACGACCTGCCGGCCGACGCGCTGGCCGGCTCGGCGCTGGCCGCGCGGAAGAACGGTCCGCTGCTGCTGACCAAGAGCGGATCGCTGTCGCCGCAGGCCGCCGCCGAGCTCAAGCGCATCTTGCACCCGGGCGCCACCGTCTACCTGCTGGGCGGCACGCAGGCGCTGTCCCCGGCGGTCGAAGCGGCCGTGCACGCGCTGGGCTTCAGCCCGGCGCGGATCGCCGGCAGCACCCGGTACGACACCGCGGTGCGGATCGCCGACACCATGACCGCCAAGCCCAGCGAGATCCTGCTGGCCACCGGCCAGGACTTCGCCGACGCGCTGTCCGCGGGCGCCGCGGCCGGCGCGAACTACGGCTCGGTGGTGGTGCTCACCGACGACACCAGGATGCCGACCGAGACGGCCGCGTACCTGCACCACTTCGGGACCGACTTCGGGCCGAGCTCCAGCATCTTCCTGGCCGCGGTCGGCGGCCAGGCGCTGAAGGCGCTGGACTCCACGCAGCAGGGCTACTGGCGCCTGCCGCTGGTCGGCAACGACCGGTATCAGACCTCGTTCAAGGTGGCGAACACGTTCTTCCCGGCGCTGGACGCCGTCGGCGTGGCCACCGGCGCGGCCTGGCCCGACGCGCTCTCCGGCGGGGCGGCGATGGGCACCCAGGGCGGTCCGCTGCTGCTGGTGAACCCGGCGACCGGGCTCTCCGGCCAGGACATCGCGCTGTTGGACGCGAACCGGGGCGAGCTGTACTCCGGCTTCGTCTTCGGCGGGACCGTGGCGGTGCCGGCCGGTATCGA
Encoded proteins:
- a CDS encoding ArnT family glycosyltransferase → MSAISPTSEVVYEIGPLSDATAAGGTGRFTRFWRGPESDPRWARPGLLGLLVAAAVLYLWDLSASGWANSFYAAAVQAGTKSWKAMLFGSLDAGNSITVDKPPASLWVMEVFGRILGFNSWTMLMPQALMGVATCGVVYAAVKRVLTRSHSATIGAAAGLLAAAALMVTPVAVLMFKFNNPDALLVLLMTLSVYAVVRAMEHGSTRWLVLAGTLIGFAFLTKTLQAFLILPALTAVYLALGPGRFLRRLWQIGAAGLAIVVSAGWWVAIVQFWPASSRPYIGGSQDNSFLNLTFGYNGFGRLTGNETGSVGGGFGGGARRALEGATGATGAAGGNGFTFTAPGGQTVTMPGGFAGGGPGGRGGGAGGFSQGTGIGRMFSSEIGSQVSWLIPAALVLFVFGLWAAGRARRTDHARAALLAWGLSLVSTAAVFSYMQGIFHPYYTIALAPLIAVTIGIGGGMLWARRTEPLARIGLAGAVGVSTWWSFHLLGQTPDWYSWLRYLIAVVGVVGTVLLLAGPGWLRTGAQGAVDKAQSVPGTVPAAEADGVAGQPSWVPNGGATAGDGEKGSVSNTNAVSGPAVAAPAANASRNKALRLAAVTLGVGAALLGPAAYAVATTGQGHSGSIPSAGPAGTGFGGPGGFGGGRGGGRFTMPGGGQGFFAGGPGGTGGTGTTGGTGSTGGTGGTGGTGGTGSTGGTTGQTGPGGFGGGTGGGTGGMGGFGGGTGGTGGTGGTTGGQGQLGGTQGGSTTGQLPGGFGGGTRRGTGGGGMGNLLDASTPGAQIQALLKQNASSYRWVAAAIGAQNAAGYQLATGDPVMAIGGFNGSDPSPTLAQFQAYVAQHKIHYYIAGGIGGQANGGADEGSSIGTWVAARYKAQTVDNVTIYDLTSPTS
- a CDS encoding glycosyltransferase; translation: MNATALTDREPPDAGTGEARGPRRRLVEVVVPVYNEQHVLEASVRRLHRYLVENLPYPFRITVADNASTDGTWAVAARLSRELSGVRAVHLDLKGRGRALRAVWSASDADVVSYMDVDLSTDLNAFLPLVAPLLSGHSDLAIGTRLARGSAVARGPKREFISRTYNFLLRTTMAARFSDAQCGFKAAKTEVVQALLPRVEDEEWFFDTELLLLAERSGLRIHEVPVDWIDDPDSRVDIVKTAKADLRGMWRVAKASLRSSSGAPVRARVRAADPPPGLKWQIPVFATIGVLSTLAYLLLYVLLRGPMGAFAANAVALAVTAVANTAANRRFTFGVTGSRNALRDQIGGLVAFGIGLVLSTGTLAGVHAAVQHPSRVTELAALIVANGLSTLARFVLLRAWVFHPRHHPTTSADHDSPVPAAQTSGELS
- a CDS encoding ATP-binding protein, yielding MPLRSRLAIMCAVAVAIAIGAVSLISYVAVGNRLHDQMDKSIAGAGGPGIGQVFHDHGQQFQTKSPCGPPPGDGPRPASDNEYHPQALVSITYYSPTATCPLPGSTEVQGQASDLQVAGGLPTDTIWRDGVTTAGDKVRIEVIPAPDNSTGVLLKSQPYQPIDDSLSSLAWLLIIVSLLGIGGAATVGLLVARAALRPVDVLTSAVEHVARTEDLSVRMPVSGGDEIARLSESFNSMTAALQASRDEQKRLVDDAGHELRTPLTSLRTAIDLLIRSEESGRALPEGKRTELLTGARTQMRELTVLIADLLELSRPEQASQVTAPVALHEVAERAIERVRPRGAARETPVTITENLRPWTTHGDSAALERAVVNLLDNAVKFAPPGSDVQVRLTNGSLTVRDHGPGIPPEELPHVFERFWRSPTARALPGSGLGLAIAARAARESGGAIFFERPHDGPGTIARLSLPGTAEA
- a CDS encoding response regulator transcription factor, translated to MLVVDDEPGIRAVLASSLEFEGYAVRTANDGRAALAEVQSARPDLVVLDVLMPGMDGLTACRRLRSADPTLPVLMLTARDLTGDRVAGLDAGADDYLAKPFELDELLARVRALLRRGALVGEGAEPGAGAAAREDHVLEYEDLRMDTLTREVTRAGQLIELTRTEYLLLEMFLSHPRQALTREQILRSVWGFDFEPASNSLDVYVMYVRKKTEFDGLPRLVQTVRGVGYALRTASGGRR
- a CDS encoding TetR/AcrR family transcriptional regulator encodes the protein MTRMSAEERRDQVVRAAVAEFSVRGLEGTSTSDIAKRVGVSQPYLFRLFPTKRDLFIAAVEYGASLVRDVFTKAADGKYGHAALAAMGDAYQDLLMADREVLNMQLQQFAACHDPEVQAAVRKAMQGLWQHMDNLSGAPVGIRVDFLAKGMLCNVIAAMGRDDSDDPEWQPILAVLRDDTAEAAADAADLDAAAAEKHSPGSPAEPKYANYVEKAFTD